The sequence GGTTTCGATCGATCACGCCTTGGTCGAGTCCCGTTTGGAAGGCATCGCGATCGAAGAGCTGGGTGGCGGATGTGCTTGCTGCACGCTCGCGTTGGTTTTCAAACCGTTGCTCGCACAGTTCGTCCGGCGAACCAAACCCGATCGGTTGATTTTGGAACCGTCGGGCGTCAGCCATCCCGCCAACGTGGTCGATATCCTACGCAGCCCGAACTTTGCCAAAGCAATCGATCTGCGCAACATCATTTGCCTGATCGATCCAAAGGATTTCGAAGATCCGCGGTGGCGAGACACGGCGGTGTTTCAAGATCAAGTTCAACTCGCCGACATCGTCATCCTCAACTGGACCGACAGTCGCGATCGCGAACTGATCGACCGCTGCCGGACTTGGGTGGAGAGCTTCCGCCCACCGAAACAACTGATTTTGGAAACCAGCTTCGGTGAGATCGACCTCGAACTTTTGGACCGAGAATTCAACACACTCCGTTTCCCACTGTTCGACGACGCACATCCGTCGCCCGAACAGCCGGGCGGCGAGATGCCGGTGCTGCAACCTGTCTCGCCAGACAGTCATCACGACCACCATCACCATGAAGATGAACACGAACATCATGGCAGCAACGCGAAAGAATCGCCACAACCGACGCCGGGCCGTCCCGTGCGGTTTCAAAACAGCGATGCCGACTACGACGCGTGTGGATGGATTTTCCACGTCGACGACGTCTTCGATCGAGACGAATTGCTGGACCTGCTCGGGTACGTCCATCCCATCGTTCGTCTGAAAGGTGTCTTCCGATGCGAAGACGAATGGTGGACGATCAACCGAGCCAAAGACGGAACCAGCTACGCCCCGTCCGCCTATCGCCGCGACAGTCGCCTCGAGATCATCCTCGACCGGAAAACCCCCGGATGGGATGAGTTCGAATCAAAATTGCTCGCTTGCCTTCAACCGAAAGTCGACTAGCGGTCCTGCATCCTGGACGAGGGCTCTTCTGGCAAATCCCAGTTCTTCGGCGGCCAAGGCCCATCGTATTTGGATTCAGCCGCCGGTCCCTTCAGCTCGCGAAATGTTTTGGCGAGCTTCAATAATTCGCGGACTTTCGCGGGCTTCTGATTTGCAAGATCAGTTTCCTCCTGTGGATCGTGGCGAAGATGAAACAATTCGGGCGGCTTGGCCGGCTGTTTTCGCTTCTTGTCGGTTGCCACCAGCTTCCACTCCCCGTGAATCACGCCGCTCTCCCTGAGGTACAACGTTCGGCTCCACGCCGCTGATTCCTCCATCAACTTCGGCAACATGTTCTCCCCGTCAATTGGCTGATCGAAGTTTTGCACACCAGCCACCTTCGCGATGGTTGGCCAAACATCGATGTAAGCCAGCGTGTCTTCGTTCACCAACGGCTTCGGAAAGACGGCCGGCCAACGCAACGCCGCCACCACGCGTACTCCACCTTCGTAAATCTCAAACTTGTTGCCTCGCAGTGGGACGTTGCTGCCGCCGTGGTTGGGGATCCCACCATTATCACTGGTAAAAATCACCAACGTGTTGTCGGACTCGCCACTTCGTTCAATCGACGCCATCACACGCCCGATCCCACGGTCCAACGCGCGAACATTGGCCCGAAACGTTTGACGCAAACTGTTCCCGGTTCCTGAGCGTCCGTAGTCCGGGTCACCTTCCCGTTTCGCCAACCGAGCATCGTCCGAAGCGATACGACCTTGGGATTTGTCGAAGCCTTCGATGTCCAAGTCACCTTGAAGAGCCTGCATCGGAGAATGCGGCGAGTTGTAAGCCAAGTAGAGAAAGTATGGCGACTCACCCGCGCTGTTGTGTTTGATAAAACGAGTCGCCTCTTCGGTCAGCAACTCCGTCGAGTAGCCGCTCTCAACGATTGATTGATCATTGCGGTGCCAATCCGGTTCACCACGTCGGACACGTCGAAAGTAGTCGATTGCACCGTTGTAATGACCATAAAATTCGGTGAAGCCATGGTTCATCGGATGAAACAGTTTGCTTCGCAAGCCGAGATGCCATTTGCCCATCATCGCACGGTGTTGGTACCCCGCGTCGGCCAGCATTTCCGCAATCGTCGTTTCGCTCTCGGGCAATCCGTCGGTTTGCGTGGGCGAGATCACGTGATCCAACATGCCAAAGCGGTGCGGATAGCGTCCTGTCAACAAACCTGCGCGCGTGGGCGAGCATTGCGGTGCCACATAGAACCGATTCAGCTCGACGTTCTGACGCACCAACTCGTCGAGATGAGGCGTGTGCATCTCGGGATTGTGATAGCCCACATCATTCCAACCAAGATCATCGACCACGATCAAAACAATGTTTGGCCGACTGTGGTCGCCAGTCGCCGGACCATCCGCCCAAGCACTGTCTAACGATATCGCCGACAGGAACGCCAGCGTTGACGGCAGCAACACAACCATCCAACAACGAGACAAATGGTTCATCGACAACTTCCCCAAAAGAAATTCGCTCATCTCATCGGTAAGTTCGAGGCGAGATTCTTTTCCCGCCTCAACGAATGAATCGGCAAACGAAAGCCCACCAGTCTCGCAGCGTCGAACCGAGTCATCAACAAGCCTCACCATCAGATCCCACACACCATCCTCATCCGTAGCGAAAGTCGTCAAGACTTTCTGCCCTCAATGAACAACAAGAACCAACCGGAAGCGATCCGGATTCTTTGCGCTCACCCCCTCTCCCCCAGCCCCTCTCCCCGAAACGGGGCGAGGGGAGCCAGTGAACTTGCGACGCTCCTCCCGTAGCGAAAGTCGTCAAGACTTTCGGCCGCCACAACCGCAGGCCAAATCAAGCCAATCGCCTCTCCGGCAATTCCCCAGGACGCGTCGCTCTGGACTCGGTCACTCCGTTTTCAAGAAACGAAGATCACCCCAAGACTCTTGACACCTTCATCGTGGGAAAAACAAATCATCATCCGATGATGTCATGGACCACATGCCCGTGAACATCGGTCAAGCGGAAGTCGCGGCCTGCGTAGCGGTAGGTCAGCCGCGTGTGATCAAAGCCGAGCAGATGCAAGATCGTGGCATGCAGGTCGTGGACGTGCACCGGATTCTCGGCAACGCTCAGGCCCACCTCGTCGGTGGTGCCATAGGTCGTGCCCGCTTTCACACCGCCGCCGGCCATCCACACCGTGAAACCGTTGTCATGGTGGTCGCGTCCCGGGTTCGCTGAAACAGGCAATTGCACCGTCGGCGTGCGTCCCATCTCACCGCCCCAAATCACCAACGTTTCGTCCAACAAGCCTCGCTGATCCAAATCTTGCAAGAGTGCGGCGATGGGACCATCGCATTCACGGGCCAACCGCGGATGATTGCGTTCGATCGATGCGTGCGAGTCCCAAGGTTGGCCGGCACCGTGATAGACCTGGACATAACGCACCCCACGTTCGCTCAACCTTCGAGCGATCAGCATCTGACGGCCTTGCAACGAA is a genomic window of Rhodopirellula halodulae containing:
- a CDS encoding CobW family GTP-binding protein, giving the protein MRIPTNVIVGFLGSGKTAAIAKLIDKRPEGEKWSVLINEFGEVSIDHALVESRLEGIAIEELGGGCACCTLALVFKPLLAQFVRRTKPDRLILEPSGVSHPANVVDILRSPNFAKAIDLRNIICLIDPKDFEDPRWRDTAVFQDQVQLADIVILNWTDSRDRELIDRCRTWVESFRPPKQLILETSFGEIDLELLDREFNTLRFPLFDDAHPSPEQPGGEMPVLQPVSPDSHHDHHHHEDEHEHHGSNAKESPQPTPGRPVRFQNSDADYDACGWIFHVDDVFDRDELLDLLGYVHPIVRLKGVFRCEDEWWTINRAKDGTSYAPSAYRRDSRLEIILDRKTPGWDEFESKLLACLQPKVD
- a CDS encoding sulfatase-like hydrolase/transferase, whose product is MSEFLLGKLSMNHLSRCWMVVLLPSTLAFLSAISLDSAWADGPATGDHSRPNIVLIVVDDLGWNDVGYHNPEMHTPHLDELVRQNVELNRFYVAPQCSPTRAGLLTGRYPHRFGMLDHVISPTQTDGLPESETTIAEMLADAGYQHRAMMGKWHLGLRSKLFHPMNHGFTEFYGHYNGAIDYFRRVRRGEPDWHRNDQSIVESGYSTELLTEEATRFIKHNSAGESPYFLYLAYNSPHSPMQALQGDLDIEGFDKSQGRIASDDARLAKREGDPDYGRSGTGNSLRQTFRANVRALDRGIGRVMASIERSGESDNTLVIFTSDNGGIPNHGGSNVPLRGNKFEIYEGGVRVVAALRWPAVFPKPLVNEDTLAYIDVWPTIAKVAGVQNFDQPIDGENMLPKLMEESAAWSRTLYLRESGVIHGEWKLVATDKKRKQPAKPPELFHLRHDPQEETDLANQKPAKVRELLKLAKTFRELKGPAAESKYDGPWPPKNWDLPEEPSSRMQDR